A window of the Streptomyces sp. NBC_00454 genome harbors these coding sequences:
- a CDS encoding TetR/AcrR family transcriptional regulator, with translation MVAGEVRAARKNAPPREDVLVAAMATIAERGLDGLTMAGLGREVGMSSGHLLYYFRTKDELLLQTLEWSEAALGAERRALLSRLGPVRERLQAYVDLYVPREARDPHWTLWLEVWNRSQNAGPGERGRQAAIEGAWHRDLVALLAEGISRGEFRPVDPDRFGARLRALLDGFSIQVAVGLPGIGRGDILAHVSEFLDETLVS, from the coding sequence ATGGTGGCGGGTGAAGTACGTGCCGCGCGCAAGAACGCGCCGCCGCGCGAAGACGTACTGGTCGCCGCCATGGCCACCATCGCCGAACGCGGTCTGGACGGCCTGACCATGGCCGGCCTGGGCCGCGAGGTCGGCATGAGCAGCGGCCACCTCCTCTACTACTTCCGCACCAAGGACGAGCTCCTGCTCCAGACCCTGGAGTGGAGCGAGGCGGCCCTCGGCGCCGAGCGCCGCGCCCTGCTCTCCCGTCTCGGCCCGGTCCGCGAGCGCCTCCAGGCGTACGTGGACCTGTACGTGCCCCGGGAGGCCCGGGACCCGCACTGGACCCTGTGGCTGGAGGTCTGGAACCGCTCGCAGAACGCCGGACCGGGGGAGCGGGGCCGCCAGGCGGCCATCGAGGGCGCCTGGCACCGCGACCTGGTGGCGCTGCTCGCCGAGGGCATCTCGCGCGGGGAGTTCCGCCCGGTGGACCCGGACCGCTTCGGAGCCCGGCTGCGGGCTCTGCTCGACGGGTTCAGCATCCAGGTCGCCGTCGGCCTGCCGGGGATAGGGCGGGGCGACATCCTGGCCCACGTCTCGGAATTCCTCGACGAGACGCTCGTATCGTGA